The sequence below is a genomic window from Variovorax paradoxus B4.
ACAAGCGCGGCCCGCAGGACCGGACCCGCATCAATGTGAACGAGCCGCACGAGGTGCGCTATTGGACCCAGACGCTGGGCGTGACCGAGGCGCAGCTGCGTTCGGCCGTGGCCGCCGCGGGCGTCGAGGTGAAGGACGTGCGGGTCTACCTCGGCAAACCCTAGGCGG
It includes:
- a CDS encoding DUF3606 domain-containing protein yields the protein MADDPNKRGPQDRTRINVNEPHEVRYWTQTLGVTEAQLRSAVAAAGVEVKDVRVYLGKP